A window of the Lolium perenne isolate Kyuss_39 chromosome 7, Kyuss_2.0, whole genome shotgun sequence genome harbors these coding sequences:
- the LOC127312107 gene encoding LOW QUALITY PROTEIN: probable alpha-glucosidase Os06g0675700 (The sequence of the model RefSeq protein was modified relative to this genomic sequence to represent the inferred CDS: inserted 1 base in 1 codon), producing the protein MATPRSAPASCLLLLLLLAVGSLAVSRGDDCCGYNVVSVAGSGSALSARLELAGETPALAELGPDVQRLSLTASLETDTRLRVRITDADHPRWEVPQDIIPRPAPEEVYLNMPLPGNGDSSSPPRTRVLSTAGSDLVFTIHASPFRFTVSHRSTGDVLFDTSPNLVFKDRYLELTSALPADRASLYGLGEQTKRTFRLRHNDTFTLWTADIVASNVDVNLYGSHPFYMDVRPPGTAHGVLLLNSNGMDLLYGGSYVTYKVIGGVLDFYFFAGPSPLAVVDQXTQLVGRPAPMPYWSFGFHQCRYGYLNVDDLKGVVAGYAKAKIPLEVMWTDIDYMNKFQDFTLNPANFSFAELRPFVDRLHQNGQKYVLILDPGISIDPTYGTFVRGMKQDIFLKRNGTNFLGNVWPGDVYFPDFMNPRADEFWANEISLFRRTIPVDGLWIDMNEITTFFNPEPMNALDDPPYRINNSGVHRPINSKTTPASAMHYGGVSEYDAHNLFGLLESRATNHALLRDTGRRPFVLSRSTFVGSGRYTAHWTGDNAAKWDDLRYSINTMLSFGLFGVPMIGADICGFGGVTTEELCGRWIQLGAFYPFARDHSAIDTVRREPYLWASVAASARKSLGLRYRLLPYMYTLMHEAHTTGAPIARPLFFSYPEDVATYGVDRQFLLGRGVLVSPVLEQGATTVDAYFPAGRWFCIYNHSLAVDTRSGERVTLPALPDSPYVHVAGGSILPLQQSAMTTAQARRTPFHLLVALAEDGTAAGDLFLDDGESPEMGGARSEFSLVKFSCATWSDGKIRLRSQVVHNSYAPSRTLVISKVVIMGLQSTEPARNFAVYVNGAAVQFNRAVSTSYRSRGGLGAAHVGGLSLVVGEEFELKVAMSY; encoded by the exons GCTgtctgctcctcctgctcctcctcgccGTCGGCTCCCTCGCCGTGTCGCGGGGCGATGACTGCTGCGGGTACAACGTCGTGTCGGTGGCCGGGTCGGGGAGCGCGCTGTCGGCGCGGCTGGAGCTCGCCGGCGAGACGCCGGCGCTCGCGGAGCTCGGGCCAGACGTGCAGAGGCTCTCCCTCACTGCAAG CCTGGAGACGGACACCAGGCTGCGCGTTCGCATCACCGACGCCGACCACCCACGATGGGAGGTGCCACAGGACATCATCCCGCGCCCCGCACCGGAGGAAGTCTACCTCAACATGCCGCTCCCGGGCAACGGCgactcctcctcgccgccgcgcaCCCGCGTCCTGTCCACCGCGGGCTCCGACCTCGTCTTCACCATCCACGCCTCCCCGTTCCGCTTCACCGTCTCCCACCGCTCCACCGGCGACGTCCTCTTCGACACCTCCCCGAACCTCGTCTTCAAGGACCGGTACCTGGAGCTGACGTCGGCGCTGCCGGCGGACCGGGCGTCGCTGTACGGGCTGGGCGAGCAGACGAAGCGCACCTTCCGGCTGCGGCACAACGACACCTTCACGCTCTGGACCGCCGACATCGTGGCCTCCAACGTGGACGTCAACCTCTACGGTTCGCACCCGTTCTACATGGACGTGCGGCCGCCGGGAACCGCGCACGGCGTGCTCCTCCTCAACAGCAACGGGATGGACCTCCTGTACGGCGGGTCATACGTCACCTACAAGGTCATCGGCGGCGTCCTCGACTTCTACTTCTTCGCCGGGCCATCCCCGCTCGCCGTCGTCGACC ACACCCAGCTCGTCGGCCGCCCTGCGCCCATGCCGTACTGGTCATTTG GGTTTCACCAGTGCAGGTACGGGTACCTGAACGTGGATGACCTCAAGGGCGTGGTGGCCGGCTACGCCAAGGCCAAGATCCCGCTGGAGGTGATGTGGACGGACATCGACTACATGAACAAGTTCCAGGACTTCACCCTCAATCCGGCCAACTTCAGCTTCGCCGAGCTCCGTCCGTTCGTCGACCGGCTCCACCAAAACGGCCAGAAATACGTCCTTATCCTAGACCCAG GGATCAGCATCGACCCGACCTACGGAACGTTCGTCCGTGGGATGAAGCAGGACATCTTCCTGAAGCGGAACGGCACAAACTTCCTCGGCAACGTGTGGCCGGGCGACGTCTACTTCCCGGACTTCATGAACCCGCGCGCCGACGAATTCTGGGCTAACGAGATCTCCCTGTTCCGGCGCACCATCCCCGTCGACGGGCTGTGGATCGACATGAACGAGATCACCACCTTCTTCAACCCGGAGCCGATGAACGCGCTCGACGACCCGCCGTACCGGATCAATAACAGCGGCGTGCACCGCCCCATCAATAGCAAGACGACGCCGGCCTCCGCCATGCACTACGGCGGCGTGTCCGAGTACGACGCGCACAACCTCTTCGGCCTGCTCGAGTCCCGCGCCACGAACCACGCGCTGCTCCGGGACACCGGCCGCCGCCCATTCGTGCTCAGCAGGTCAACCTTCGTCGGCTCCGGCCGGTACACCGCACACTGGACGGGCGATAATGCCGCGAAGTGGGACGACCTTCGATACTCCATCAATACCATGCTCAGCTTCGGCCTCTTCGGTGTGCCCATGATCGGCGCAGACATCTGTGGCTTCGGTGGGGTCACCACCGAGGAGCTATGCGGGCGGTGGATCCAGCTCGGCGCGTTCTACCCGTTCGCCAGGGACCACTCGGCGATCGACACCGTCCGGCGTGAGCCGTACCTGTGGGCGTCGGTGGCGGCGTCGGCGAGGAAGTCGCTCGGCCTCCGGTACCGGCTGCTCCCGTACATGTACACGCTCATGCACGAGGCGCACACCACGGGGGCGCCCATCGCGCGGCCGCTCTTCTTCTCCTACCCGGAGGACGTCGCCACGTACGGCGTGGACAGGCAGTTCCTGCTCGGCCGCGGCGTGCTCGTGTCGCCGGTGCTCGAGCAGGGCGCCACCACCGTCGACGCCTACTTCCCCGCCGGCCGGTGGTTCTGCATCTACAACCACTCGCTCGCCGTCGACACGCGCTCCGGCGAGCGCGTGACGCTCCCTGCGCTGCCGGACTCGCCGTACGTGCACGTTGCCGGCGGCAGCATCCTCCCGCTGCAGCAGAGCGCGATGACGACGGCCCAGGCTCGCCGGACGCCGTTCCACCTCCTGGTCGCGCTCGCGGAGGACGGCACGGCCGCCGGGGACCTGTtcctggacgacggcgagtcgccgGAGATGGGCGGGGCGAGAAGCGAGTTCAGCCTGGTGAAGTTCAGCTGCGCGACGTGGAGCGACGGCAAGATCAGGTTGAGGTCGCAGGTGGTGCACAACTCGTACGCGCCGAGCCGGACCCTGGTGATCAGCAAGGTGGTGATCATGGGGCTCCAGTCAACAGAGCCGGCCAGAAACTTCGCCGTCTATGTCAACGGCGCGGCGGTGCAGTTCAATAGGGCAGTCAGCACCAGTTACAGGAGCAGAGGAGGGCTCGGCGCCGCCCACGTCGGCGGGCTGTCTCTCGTCGTCGGAGAGGAATTTGAGCTGAAGGTCGCCATGTCCTATTAA